One stretch of Euwallacea similis isolate ESF13 chromosome 6, ESF131.1, whole genome shotgun sequence DNA includes these proteins:
- the LOC136409546 gene encoding uncharacterized protein, translating into MVYTNAIIKRFIILISPSLKKMIVTIIEDEAKEDPIDDELIQKLDKENIENANWKYKIYIYCVVIVCLTYFVKPILEGPVEETYGNVTRICMGCIVGAYTLMTMDMLLISLMLYPCRQLKKLDYLLRNFQDFKHKYQTLTAIEDEEIAAFLFFKQLIVNHENIIQYVNTYNKNMTYPTVFDFIQNSIQVAMGITQASGVGNFPSLINIL; encoded by the exons ATGGTATACACCAACGCTATCATTAAGCGATTCATAATACTAATCAGCCCCAGCTTGAAGAAAATGATCGTGACAATTATTGAAGATGAGGCGAAGGAAGACCCAATTGATGATGAATTG ATTCAAAAACTTGATAAAGAGAACATTGAAAACGCCAATTGGAAATATAAGATCTACATTTACTGCGTGGTTATCGTGTGTTTAACATATTTCGTAAAACCTATTCTGGAAGGACCCGTTGAAGAAACATATGGCAATGTGACCAGGATT TGTATGGGCTGTATAGTGGGGGCTTATACACTAATGACCATGGATATGCTATTGATCAGTTTGATGCTTTATCCTTGCAGGCAGCTAAAAAAGCTAGATTATTTGCTTcgaaattttcaggattttaaacataaatatcaaactttgaCTGCCATTGAGGACGAGGAAATAGCtgctttcttattttttaaacaactcATTGTCAATCACGAGAATATTATTCA atATGTTAACACCTACAACAAGAACATGACCTATCCTACGGTGTTCGATTTTATTCAGAACTCAATTCAAGTTGCCATGGGTATAACGCAAGCCTCAGGGGTTGGTAACTTCCCTTCTCTTATCAATATTCTCTAA